The DNA region TACCACGACAGATTATGATGAAAATGAAATAGAAAGGAAGATTTCAATAAATTCAGTCCTCGCGTTCTGTGATTGGAAGGGAACAAAAATAAATATTATTGATACGCCTGGTGACGCTAATTTTTTTACCGATACAAAATTCGCGCTCCTGGCTGTTGATAATATTGTTATTGTTGTGGACGGGGTATCGGGTGTCAAGGTCCAGACCCAGAATGTTTGGAATTTGAGCCAGGAACATAAATTGCCCGGGATATTTTTTATCAACAAGCTTGAAAAGGAAAGGGCGGATTTTTTTAAGGTTTCTGAAGAGATAATGAAAAAATTTAATTCTTCAATACCTGTTCAGATGCCGGTAGGTTCCGAATCCAAATTTTCAGGCCTTGTGGATTTGATAAAAAACAAGGCATATGAATATACAAATGATGAAAGCGGGACGTTTAAAGAGATACCAGTCCCTGATAATTTAAAAAATGAAGTAAAAAAATACAGGGAATTGCTGATTGAAAAAATAGCGGAAACAGACGATGTTCTTCTGGAGAAATATTTGGAAAAAGGCGAAATATCCGACGATGAGATGAAATCCGCTTTAATAAAAGCAGTGACCGGGCAAAAAATTGTTCCGATTGTCTGCGGCTCGGCATTAAGGAACATTGGTGTCGCCCATCTTTTTGATACAATAGCCGGTCTGCTGCCATGCCCCGCTTTCAGAAAAAAAATTACAGGAACAAACAGCACAGGAGCTTTGGAGGAACGGGAACAGGCTGATTCGGCGCCTTTTTCCGCGTTTGTGTTTAAAACACTGGTTGATCCGCATTCAGGCCATGTAAGCCTTTTTCGCGTATTTTCAGGAACGGCAAATTCTGACTCCATGGTTTATAACCCGGCTGAAAACCAGAAGGAAAGGCTTGGGCATGTTTGTTTTTATGTCGGCAAAAATGCTTATGCGGTTTCAAAGATTATAGCGGGGGATATTGGAGGCGTGACAAAACTGAAAAAGACATTTACGGGGCAGACACTTTGTGATGAAAAACATCCTATAATATTGCCTTCTGAGAAAGCGCCTGATCCCGCGATATTTTTCGCGATTGAGCCTAAATCCAGGGCGGATGAAGAAAAAATGAGTTCTTCAATAGCTAAATTGATTGAAGAGGACCCGAGCCTGAAATTTTCATGGGACCCACAGACCAAGGAAAGTATTCTGGGCGGGGCGGGACAGTTGGAAATAGAAATCGATATTGAAAAACTTAAAAGAAAATTTGGAGTTGAGGTCTTATTGAAACCTCCCCACATACCATATAAAGAGACCATTAAGGCTAAATTCCAGGCGCAGGGAAAATATAAACGGCAGTCCGGCGGGCGAGGCCAATACGGCGACGCATGGCTGGAATTAGAACCGATGCCGCGGGGGAAGGGGTTTGAATTTAACAACAGAATAGTGGGCGGTGTTATTCCCCGGCAGTATATCCCGGCGGTCGAAAAAGGTGTTATTGAATCGATGAATGAAGGGATCCTCGCGGGTTATCCTGTAGTTGACGTGAGAGTTTCTGTTTATGACGGTTCTTATCATGATGTGGATTCTTCAGAAATGGCGTTTAAAATAGCAGGTTCGATGGCATTCAAAAAAGCCATGGAGCAGGCAAAGCCCGTTATCCTGGAACCTATTATGAATATGGAAGTTATAGTCCCCGAGGAGTGCGTTGGCGATATTATGGGAGATTTGAATTCACGCCGGGGAAGGGTCCACGGCGTGGAGCCTTCCAAAGACAGTTCAGTAATCAAGGCGGAAGTTCCAATGGCTGAGATGTTAAGGTATGCCCCTGATTTAAAGTCGATTACAGGCGGCCGGGGAAATTATCATATGCAATTCTCGCATTATGAAGAAGTGCCGGCCCATCTTAAAGATAAAATTATCAATGAGGCAAAAAAAGAAAAGGAAGAGAAAGCAAAAAGTTAAGAGCCTAAGCTCTAATAAGTCTAAAGGAGGAATGTTCAATGTCAGGTCATTCAAAGTGGCACAGTATTAAACACAAGAAGGCAAAAGCAGACGCCCAGAGGGGTAAACTGTTTACGAAGATAATCCGTGAATTAACAGTAGCGGCGCGTTCAGGAGGAGGCGATCCGAACAGCAACGCCCGTTTAAGGACAGCGATGCAGGCCGCCAAAGAAGCGAATATGCCGGGTGATACGTTAAAAAAGGCCGTCCAGAGAGGTACCGGCGAACTCCCTGGCGTTAATTATGAAGAAATGAATTACGAAGGGTATGGCCCGTCCGGTGTCGCGATTATGCTGGACGTAGTTACGGACAATAAAAACCGCACCGCGGCTGAGATAAGAAATATATTTTCTAAATATAACGGTAATATGGGAGAGGTCGGCTGTGTTAACTGGATGTTCCACAAAAAGGGCCTGATAATAGTTGATAAAAAAAAGGCCTCGGAGGACCAGTTGATGGAAATTGTTTTAGACGCGGGCGCTGAAGACATTACCGACCAGGGCGCTAATTTTGAAATAATCACGAAACCCGAGAACCTTCATATTGTAAAAGACGCGCTTGTAAAAAAAGGAATAGAGCCGGATTCCGCCGCGGTATCAATGGTACCAAGCAGTAGTATCAAAGTCGAAGATAGAGATGCGGAAAAGGTTTTAAAGTTAATTGAGGCTCTGGAAGAGCATGACGATGTACAGAATGTATATGCTAATTTTGATATCGATGAATCCATAATAGAAAAAATAACAGGGTGAAAATGAGGGCTTTAGGGATTGATCCCGGATTACTTCATCTGGGTTATGGAATAGTTGATAAAAAAGGTGACAAGCTTGAAAAGGTTGTTTACGGCTGTATTAACCAGAGGTCAGGGGAAAACCTGGCTAAACGTATAAAAAAAATATATGACGGGGTCTTTGAATTAATTAAGGTTTACAGCCCGGATGTTATCGCGATAGAACAGATATTTTTGAACAAAAATATCAAATCGGCCCTTCTGCTTGGGCATGCGAGGGGCGCCGCCATGGCGGCAGGTTTAAACGCGGGCGGCAGGATTTTTGAATATACGCCGCTTGAGGTAAAACAGGCGCTTGTAGGGTATGGCAGGGCTGAAAAACAGCAGGTGAATTTTATGGTGAAAAAACTTTTAAATTTATACGAACCCATAACCTCCGAAGACTCTTCCGACGCTTTAGCTGTGGCTATCTGCTGTCTGCATTCCCAGCAGGCAGTAAATTAGGACTGGATTTTTTAATCAAATCACCTGTAAAAATGTCTCGACCACCTGCGGGTCTAATTGCGTGCCGGAACACCTTTTAAGTTCTTCAATCGCGGCTTCTTTATTCATTGCTTTCCGGTAAGGTCTTTCTTCTGTTATGGCGTCATAAACGTCCGCGACGCATAATATCCGCGCGAGCAGGGGAATTTCTTTTCCTTTAAGGCCGTCAGGATAACCTTTGCCGTCGTATCTTTCATGGTGATGCCTTATAATAGAGGTAATGTTTTTAAACTGTTTTATGGATGCAAGAATGGAAGAACCCTGGACCGGATGTTTTTTGACAATTTCAAACTCCGCGTCCGTCAATTTGTCCGATTTGTCGAGGATTGTGTCCGGGGTCCCTATTTTCCCTATATCATGAAGCAGTCCCCCGAGCCATAGAGTTTCCAGTTCATCTCCATTGAGGCCCATCTTCGCGCCGATAGAAGTCGCGTAATTTGTGACCCTCTGCGTATGGCCTCTTGTCCAGTGGGATTTTGCGTCAATTACCAGCGCGAAGGACGTGATTGTATTTGTTAATAACTGTTGGAGCTCCAGGAAAAGGACAGCGTTTTTCATTGCGATACCCACACCGTTTGATAATCCTTTTACAAAGGATAAATCATATGTGCTTATCATCCGGGTGTTTTTATATCCCCCGATGAGCAGGGCTTCCAATTTCCCGCTGATAATAATCGGCATCATGACCGCGTCGTGGATATTCAACGCGTTCGCGAAATTCTCTGAGAACAACTTATATTTATTAATATCGTTTACAATTACATGCCCCGCGTCTAATTTAGCCAGGATACCATTATTTTTAAATGATATTTCAGCGAGTGTTTTTTCCTCCTGGTCGAAACCGTAAGAATATGAACAGATTATCTCATTTGTGCCCTGGCCGTATAGAAATATGATGAGCCTGTCGAATTTCAGGTATTTCGGGGCGACC from bacterium includes:
- the fusA gene encoding elongation factor G; this encodes MKEYTINDIRNIGIAGHGGTGKTSLTEALLFTAKAVTRLGRVDQGTTTTDYDENEIERKISINSVLAFCDWKGTKINIIDTPGDANFFTDTKFALLAVDNIVIVVDGVSGVKVQTQNVWNLSQEHKLPGIFFINKLEKERADFFKVSEEIMKKFNSSIPVQMPVGSESKFSGLVDLIKNKAYEYTNDESGTFKEIPVPDNLKNEVKKYRELLIEKIAETDDVLLEKYLEKGEISDDEMKSALIKAVTGQKIVPIVCGSALRNIGVAHLFDTIAGLLPCPAFRKKITGTNSTGALEEREQADSAPFSAFVFKTLVDPHSGHVSLFRVFSGTANSDSMVYNPAENQKERLGHVCFYVGKNAYAVSKIIAGDIGGVTKLKKTFTGQTLCDEKHPIILPSEKAPDPAIFFAIEPKSRADEEKMSSSIAKLIEEDPSLKFSWDPQTKESILGGAGQLEIEIDIEKLKRKFGVEVLLKPPHIPYKETIKAKFQAQGKYKRQSGGRGQYGDAWLELEPMPRGKGFEFNNRIVGGVIPRQYIPAVEKGVIESMNEGILAGYPVVDVRVSVYDGSYHDVDSSEMAFKIAGSMAFKKAMEQAKPVILEPIMNMEVIVPEECVGDIMGDLNSRRGRVHGVEPSKDSSVIKAEVPMAEMLRYAPDLKSITGGRGNYHMQFSHYEEVPAHLKDKIINEAKKEKEEKAKS
- the ruvC gene encoding crossover junction endodeoxyribonuclease RuvC, with product MRALGIDPGLLHLGYGIVDKKGDKLEKVVYGCINQRSGENLAKRIKKIYDGVFELIKVYSPDVIAIEQIFLNKNIKSALLLGHARGAAMAAGLNAGGRIFEYTPLEVKQALVGYGRAEKQQVNFMVKKLLNLYEPITSEDSSDALAVAICCLHSQQAVN
- a CDS encoding HD-GYP domain-containing protein, encoding MNKYSEFILDLLAQFGGGRGDIKNELARFGLGATLWGILFAASWMRRKRSPYREEKFIVWGFGIGFLREVFMFAVFSLVLLEIVSFDSLHIYFPPLEHALVMAAVIIIAGAYWRFILKDIDNSRRYIQTGIGASVLCFIATAFWWAPYVSTHPSIRFGETWADWAFRLATIAFLIVPIIFLLKKRSWAGNIVVISLAMFLSDELLMMINLVSGDVYKNIFGPIRHNLHLWAVIPLVYVYVKELVIERETAENKIIEENEISTALLKTFDILNSSLDIKQIVNNVIVVAPKYLKFDRLIIFLYGQGTNEIICSYSYGFDQEEKTLAEISFKNNGILAKLDAGHVIVNDINKYKLFSENFANALNIHDAVMMPIIISGKLEALLIGGYKNTRMISTYDLSFVKGLSNGVGIAMKNAVLFLELQQLLTNTITSFALVIDAKSHWTRGHTQRVTNYATSIGAKMGLNGDELETLWLGGLLHDIGKIGTPDTILDKSDKLTDAEFEIVKKHPVQGSSILASIKQFKNITSIIRHHHERYDGKGYPDGLKGKEIPLLARILCVADVYDAITEERPYRKAMNKEAAIEELKRCSGTQLDPQVVETFLQVI
- a CDS encoding YebC/PmpR family DNA-binding transcriptional regulator; translated protein: MSGHSKWHSIKHKKAKADAQRGKLFTKIIRELTVAARSGGGDPNSNARLRTAMQAAKEANMPGDTLKKAVQRGTGELPGVNYEEMNYEGYGPSGVAIMLDVVTDNKNRTAAEIRNIFSKYNGNMGEVGCVNWMFHKKGLIIVDKKKASEDQLMEIVLDAGAEDITDQGANFEIITKPENLHIVKDALVKKGIEPDSAAVSMVPSSSIKVEDRDAEKVLKLIEALEEHDDVQNVYANFDIDESIIEKITG